The genomic interval TCTGAGTCAAGTACTGAGTACACATTAATATCTGTTTATATAGTGGCAGTAATATCATTATCACAAAATTCAACATCATTGCATGTCTcatgttttttgcattgttCAGCCCTGGTATGAAGCAGTTATCTTTCCCAAAATAATACTAGTGTTATCGAACTTTgctgagtttgaaaaaaatgagtgtGTTTTCCTTTAGGCCATGCCAAATGTGTCGAGTACATCAAAAGTTTCAACCTGCCCCTGCTGATGCTGGGCGGCGGAGGTTACACCATTCGCAACGTGGCCCGTTGCTGGACGTACGAAACTGCTGTCGCCTTGGACTGCTCCATCCCCAACGAGCTGCCCTACAATGATTACTTTGAATACTTTGGGCCTGACTTCAAGCTACACATCAGCCCATCCAACATGACCAACCAGAACACCAACGAATACCTGGAGAAGATCAAGCAGCGTCTGTTTGAAAACCTCCGTATGCTGCCTCATGCACCTGGTGTCCAGATGCAGGCAATCCCAGAGGACGCTCCCCACCCAGACAGTGGAGACGAGGATGAAGAGGACCCCGACAAACGCGTTTCTAGTAAGACACTTATACAGGCTAAGATCTACACAGGATATCTCACAGGAAATAGCCATGTGCATTGATGTCATACATGTAACATGTCTTAGTTGGAAGGATGGGAGGTACTGTGCTATGGTACagttctacaattctacaatttcatttagcagacgcttttatccaaagcgacgtacaacacaagcaagaatttagactta from Plectropomus leopardus isolate mb unplaced genomic scaffold, YSFRI_Pleo_2.0 unplaced_scaffold22563, whole genome shotgun sequence carries:
- the LOC121965971 gene encoding probable histone deacetylase 1-B, translating into HAKCVEYIKSFNLPLLMLGGGGYTIRNVARCWTYETAVALDCSIPNELPYNDYFEYFGPDFKLHISPSNMTNQNTNEYLEKIKQRLFENLRMLPHAPGVQMQAIPEDAPHPDSGDEDEEDPDKRVSIRAHDKRIACEEEFSDSEDEAEGQGGGRRNAANHKKAKRVKKEEEKEGEEKKEVKEEEKEEEKMDTSGTSNTAILEKN